A genomic stretch from Buchnera aphidicola BCc includes:
- a CDS encoding integration host factor subunit alpha, with protein MVLTKAEISDYLFHKLELSKQNIKDLVEIFFEEVRKSLELGESVKLSGFGNFYLRDKKQRPGRNPKTGEYIPISARRVVVFKPGQKLRSRVESFKDIKKEKDIV; from the coding sequence ATGGTATTAACTAAAGCTGAAATTTCAGATTATTTATTTCATAAATTAGAATTAAGCAAACAAAATATTAAAGATTTAGTAGAAATTTTTTTTGAAGAAGTTCGAAAATCATTAGAATTAGGAGAATCTGTTAAATTATCAGGTTTTGGAAATTTTTATCTACGAGATAAAAAACAAAGACCAGGTAGAAATCCTAAAACTGGAGAATATATTCCTATTTCTGCACGTAGAGTAGTTGTTTTTAAACCAGGTCAAAAATTAAGAAGTAGGGTAGAATCTTTTAAAGATATTAAAAAAGAAAAAGATATTGTTTAA
- the glyS gene encoding glycine--tRNA ligase subunit beta — protein MNQKILLIEIQTEDLPSKELKNIANFFYYIFKKKIKENKIQYKKISLFFTSKKLVLKVFSLKNIKKKKNHLIYIHKKKTISLKEKIKKIVFETIKKIPLKRSMLWDEKSIRFSRPIRNIMILLNKKIIKAKIEGITSNSISYGHFLMSPKKIIFHHANQYTKKFFKKKKIILDYQERKKKIIKQIKNLTKKHNKKIYINKNLLKEISVSIEWPIAHIGKFKKKYLNIPQEILIYIIENNQKYFSIFNTKKNTITNYFIFISNIETPNFKKIIQENEQVLSSKLKNINFFLKKDLLIKFSNRLDLLKNISFQKKLGSMYEKTIRIKKISQYISKILKVKKKSIKRAAILSKCDLTTNIIRSTTLQGIIGMYYALYNHEDREIALAIKEHYLPNFSQSNLPTQLISCILSISDKIDTITGIFSISKVPKNNKDPFALRRSTIGIIKIIIKKKIYIDIIKLIKYSINLYTHIKNKILIQKLILNFIYSKFQSLYLKKKYNKKIISSVLSLKLNDLLDINNRIHALYNFQKINNMKNILNIYKRITNILKQKKEKKTKINIFYSNPIYKFSIYEKKIIILIKSIIENNIKKEKNDYFNLLKKIEELCTPIKEFFQNILINDKNTEKRLYRISILQEIKKIFLYITNFSYL, from the coding sequence ATGAATCAAAAAATATTATTAATCGAAATACAAACAGAAGATTTACCTAGTAAAGAATTAAAAAACATAGCAAATTTTTTTTATTATATTTTTAAAAAAAAAATCAAAGAAAATAAAATTCAATACAAAAAAATTTCTTTATTTTTTACCTCTAAAAAATTAGTATTAAAGGTCTTTTCTTTAAAAAACATAAAAAAAAAAAAAAATCATCTAATTTATATACATAAAAAAAAAACTATTTCTTTAAAAGAAAAAATAAAAAAAATAGTATTTGAAACAATTAAAAAAATACCATTAAAAAGATCTATGTTGTGGGATGAAAAATCTATTCGATTTTCTAGACCCATACGTAATATAATGATTTTACTAAACAAAAAAATCATTAAAGCTAAAATTGAAGGAATTACTTCTAATAGTATTTCTTATGGACATTTTTTAATGTCTCCTAAAAAAATTATTTTTCATCATGCAAATCAATATACAAAAAAATTTTTTAAGAAAAAAAAAATTATATTAGATTATCAAGAAAGAAAAAAAAAAATAATAAAACAAATAAAAAATCTAACAAAAAAACATAATAAAAAAATTTATATAAATAAAAATTTGTTAAAAGAAATAAGTGTATCAATCGAATGGCCTATTGCTCATATAGGAAAATTTAAAAAAAAATATTTAAATATACCTCAGGAAATATTAATATATATTATTGAAAATAATCAAAAATATTTTTCTATCTTTAATACTAAGAAGAATACAATTACAAATTACTTTATTTTTATTAGTAACATTGAAACCCCAAATTTTAAAAAAATTATTCAAGAAAATGAACAAGTATTATCTTCTAAACTAAAAAATATAAATTTTTTTTTAAAAAAGGATTTACTTATAAAGTTTTCTAACAGATTAGATTTATTAAAAAATATTTCTTTTCAAAAAAAACTAGGATCTATGTACGAAAAAACAATACGAATAAAAAAAATCAGTCAATATATTTCAAAAATTCTAAAAGTAAAAAAAAAATCAATTAAACGTGCTGCTATTTTATCAAAATGTGATTTAACAACAAATATAATACGAAGTACAACGCTTCAAGGTATTATTGGTATGTATTATGCTTTATATAATCATGAAGATAGAGAAATAGCTTTAGCTATAAAAGAACATTATTTACCTAATTTTTCTCAATCTAATTTACCTACTCAATTAATATCTTGTATATTAAGTATTTCTGATAAAATCGATACTATAACTGGAATTTTTAGTATTAGTAAAGTACCTAAAAATAATAAAGATCCATTTGCATTACGTAGATCTACTATAGGTATTATTAAAATAATTATTAAAAAAAAAATATATATTGATATTATTAAATTAATTAAATATTCAATAAATTTATATACACATATAAAAAATAAAATATTAATTCAAAAATTAATTTTAAATTTTATATATTCAAAATTTCAATCATTATATTTAAAAAAAAAATATAATAAAAAAATTATTTCTTCTGTTCTTTCACTGAAATTAAATGATTTATTAGATATTAATAATCGCATACACGCATTATATAATTTTCAAAAAATTAATAATATGAAAAATATACTTAATATTTATAAAAGAATAACGAATATATTAAAACAAAAAAAAGAAAAAAAAACAAAAATAAACATTTTTTATTCAAATCCTATATATAAATTTTCAATATATGAAAAAAAAATAATTATATTAATAAAATCTATTATAGAAAATAATATAAAAAAAGAAAAAAATGATTATTTTAATTTATTGAAAAAAATTGAAGAATTATGTACACCAATAAAAGAATTTTTCCAAAATATATTAATAAATGATAAAAATACTGAAAAACGTTTGTATCGTATATCTATATTACAAGAAATCAAAAAAATATTTTTATATATAACAAACTTTTCTTATTTATAA
- a CDS encoding glycine--tRNA ligase subunit alpha translates to MKKFKYSFYEIIQKLQNFWYKKKCTIMQPLDISIGAGTFHHHTFFNILKREPIHIAYVQPSRRPSDGRYTKNPNRLQHYYQFQVIIKPIPKNVQKLFLSSLKNIGIDIYNNDIRFLEDNWENPTIGASGLGWEIWLNGVEITQITYFQQMGGINNIQPAIEITYGLERIAMHIQNINNIYNIIWNKKSEKKIQYSDIFLLHEKENSLYNFEHSNIIFLLKLFKMHIEEAKRLINLSKSLSIPAYEQMLYSIHYFNLLDCKKTLSTTERTNYILCIRKIIKKIAEKYININVKE, encoded by the coding sequence ATGAAAAAATTTAAATATTCATTTTATGAAATAATTCAAAAACTACAAAATTTTTGGTATAAAAAAAAATGTACAATTATGCAACCATTAGATATATCTATAGGTGCTGGAACATTTCATCATCATACATTCTTTAATATTCTAAAAAGAGAACCGATACATATCGCGTATGTACAACCATCAAGAAGACCATCCGATGGAAGATATACAAAAAATCCAAATAGATTACAACATTATTATCAATTTCAAGTAATTATTAAACCAATTCCTAAAAACGTACAAAAATTGTTTTTATCATCTCTAAAAAATATAGGAATAGATATATACAATAATGATATTAGATTTTTAGAAGACAATTGGGAAAATCCTACTATAGGAGCTTCTGGTTTAGGATGGGAAATTTGGTTAAATGGTGTAGAAATTACTCAAATTACATATTTTCAACAAATGGGAGGTATTAATAATATACAACCAGCAATTGAAATTACTTACGGATTAGAAAGAATTGCTATGCATATACAAAATATAAATAATATTTATAATATTATTTGGAATAAAAAATCAGAAAAAAAAATTCAATATTCTGATATATTTTTGTTACATGAAAAAGAAAATTCATTATACAATTTTGAACATTCAAATATTATTTTTTTATTAAAATTATTTAAAATGCATATAGAAGAAGCAAAAAGACTTATAAATTTATCTAAATCTTTATCTATACCGGCATATGAACAAATGTTATATTCAATTCATTATTTTAATTTACTAGACTGTAAAAAAACGTTATCTACTACTGAACGAACAAATTATATTCTATGTATACGGAAAATAATCAAAAAAATTGCTGAAAAATATATTAATATAAACGTTAAAGAGTAA
- the nfo gene encoding deoxyribonuclease IV gives MKYIGVHCNTSGGLEKSVLQANKLNATAFSFFVKNPLRWNTLPLQQSTIKSFRKFCNKYNYSTLQILPHSSYLINLGHPDKEKKKKSCKTLIEEINFCNLLGLVMINIHPGSSLKKITEKKCLENISNSINYILKKTNNIIIVLENTSGQGGNMGYCFEHLAFIINKVRNKSRIGVCLDTCHLFASGYQLNNKNSFLNIFYRFHELIGLKYLRGIHLNDSKGKFNSKLDRHENLGYGNIKTSVFSKIVRVIEFNNIPIILETKDASIWKKEIQWLKKQSLLPKISILNF, from the coding sequence ATAAAGTATATAGGAGTTCACTGTAATACATCTGGAGGATTAGAAAAATCTGTTTTACAAGCTAATAAATTAAATGCTACAGCTTTTTCTTTTTTTGTAAAAAATCCTTTGAGATGGAATACTTTGCCATTACAACAAAGTACAATTAAGAGTTTTCGTAAGTTTTGTAATAAATATAATTATTCAACATTACAAATATTGCCTCATAGTAGTTATTTAATTAATTTAGGACATCCAGATAAAGAAAAAAAAAAAAAATCATGTAAAACTTTAATTGAAGAAATAAATTTTTGTAATTTATTAGGTTTAGTGATGATAAATATTCATCCGGGGAGTTCTTTAAAAAAAATAACAGAAAAAAAATGTTTAGAAAATATTTCGAATTCTATTAATTATATATTAAAAAAAACTAATAATATTATTATTGTTTTAGAAAATACATCCGGTCAAGGTGGAAATATGGGGTATTGTTTTGAACATTTAGCTTTTATTATCAATAAAGTTCGAAACAAATCAAGAATTGGAGTATGTCTTGATACATGTCATTTATTTGCTTCTGGATATCAATTAAATAATAAAAATAGTTTTTTAAATATTTTTTATAGATTTCATGAATTAATAGGATTGAAATATTTACGTGGAATTCATTTAAATGATTCTAAAGGAAAATTTAATAGTAAATTAGATCGACATGAAAATTTAGGTTATGGAAATATTAAAACAAGTGTTTTCTCAAAAATTGTACGAGTAATTGAGTTTAACAATATTCCTATAATTTTAGAAACAAAAGACGCAAGTATTTGGAAAAAAGAAATTCAATGGTTAAAAAAACAATCATTATTACCCAAAATTAGTATTTTAAATTTCTAA
- the rplY gene encoding 50S ribosomal protein L25: MIKLQAIYRNKLGTNNSRYFRNFDKKIPAIIYGKKFLEKELFILLDHNIIFNLQKEKNFFSNNFLIKLKNKSFFSILQDIQFHVFKPIILHIDFLCIK, encoded by the coding sequence ATGATAAAATTACAAGCTATTTATCGCAATAAATTAGGAACTAATAATAGTCGTTATTTTAGAAATTTTGATAAAAAAATACCTGCGATTATTTATGGAAAAAAATTTTTAGAAAAGGAATTATTTATTTTATTAGATCATAATATAATATTTAATTTGCAAAAAGAAAAAAATTTTTTTTCAAATAATTTTTTAATTAAATTAAAAAATAAAAGTTTTTTTTCTATATTACAAGATATTCAATTTCATGTTTTTAAACCAATTATATTGCATATAGATTTTTTATGTATTAAATAA
- the rsmA gene encoding 16S rRNA (adenine(1518)-N(6)/adenine(1519)-N(6))-dimethyltransferase RsmA, with protein MRSLIYKNHVPIKKLGQNFLQNKEIINQIINLININKNDNIIEIGSGLGALTFPICRIIKKMIVLEIDEDLVFFLTQSLFIKKLQIIIADIIKFDFCCFFSLQKYKKYRFIGNLPYNIATIFFLKTIKFLYNIIDMHFMFQKEVAKRLLATPGTKEYGRLSIIAQYFYKIETVINVNKFNFFPTPKVDSTFLRFTPKYFNSKYKIDKHFSVLELITRFSFQHRRKFLNNNLISLFSTKELISLDIDPYSRAENVSLIQYCKLMKYYLKRKILCLD; from the coding sequence ATGAGATCATTAATATATAAAAATCATGTTCCAATTAAAAAATTAGGACAAAATTTTTTACAGAATAAAGAAATTATTAATCAGATAATTAATTTAATAAATATTAATAAAAATGATAATATTATTGAAATAGGATCAGGATTAGGAGCGTTAACTTTTCCTATTTGTAGAATCATTAAAAAAATGATAGTATTAGAAATTGATGAAGATCTTGTGTTTTTTTTAACTCAAAGTTTATTTATTAAAAAATTACAAATTATAATTGCTGATATTATAAAATTTGATTTTTGTTGTTTTTTTTCTTTACAGAAATATAAAAAATATAGGTTTATTGGTAATTTACCATATAATATTGCTACTATATTTTTTTTAAAAACAATTAAATTTCTTTATAATATAATTGATATGCATTTTATGTTTCAAAAAGAAGTAGCAAAGAGATTATTAGCTACTCCTGGTACTAAAGAATATGGTAGATTAAGTATTATTGCACAATATTTTTATAAGATAGAAACTGTTATTAATGTTAATAAATTTAATTTTTTTCCTACTCCTAAAGTAGATTCTACTTTTTTACGATTTACTCCTAAATATTTTAATAGTAAATATAAAATAGATAAACATTTTTCTGTTTTAGAATTAATTACTAGATTTTCTTTTCAACATAGAAGAAAATTTTTAAATAATAATTTAATATCTTTATTTTCTACAAAAGAATTAATTTCTTTAGATATTGATCCATATTCAAGAGCAGAAAATGTTTCTTTAATTCAATATTGTAAATTAATGAAATATTATTTGAAAAGAAAAATTTTATGTTTAGATTAA
- the carB gene encoding carbamoyl-phosphate synthase large subunit, protein MPKREDIKKILIIGAGPIIIGQACEFDYSGAQACKALKEEGYQVILINSNPATIMTDPEIADFTYIEPINTKIILKIIKKEKPNAILPTMGGQTALNCTLQLYKKGILDKYNIEIIGTTIKCIKKAENRSLFEKSMKKIKLKTAKCGIAHNIEEANSIIKSIGFPCIVRPSFTMGGSGGGIAYNKEDFQNICILGLESSPISELLIDESLIGWKEYELEVITDQSGNFIVVCTIENIDPMGIHTGDSITVAPAQTLSDKEYQKMRNAAINILKEIGVTNGGSNVQFAINPKNGKMIVIEMNPRVSRSSALASKATGFPIAKISTKLSIGYTLDELTNNITGKNTPAAFEPSIDYIVTKIPRFDFKKFPGCNDRLTTQMKSVGEVMSIGRTFQESLQKAIRSLEIGSTGFDILEKKNNKNNKIFQEKKIKYELKEAGPNRLWYIGEAFRLHFSMKKIQKYTNIDYWFLFHIQELISIEEKIKKKKISNLDFIQFKKLKSKGFSDLRIAQLLKTKEEKIRKKRYQLNLHPVYKRIDTCSAEFSTKTAYMYSTWEDECESIPTKNKKKIIILGSGPNRIGQGIEFDYCCVHASQISKKDKYETIMINCNPETVSTDYDISDRLYFEPISLEEILEIVRIEKPLGIVIQFGGQTPLKLAKYFKKEGIKILGTQPKFIDQAENRKKFQKIIHKLKIKQPKNDIATNIKEALIKSNYIGYPIIVRPSYVLGGREMKIIKNDKELIKYFLNLNIQSKKKTILIDQYLDNATEIDVDAVCDLKNVFIGGIMEHVEPAGIHSGDSACTLPVYTVSQQLLKKIKKQTKILSIKLNVQGLINIQFAIKNKKLYILEANPRASRTIPFISKAIQVPLAKVAMRVIYGKNLSEQNYIKTITPKHFFVKEVVLPFNKFPEINPFLGPEMQSTGEVMGIGKNFSLAFYKAMLGISINIKKYGTVLLSVQKNDKNSVINLAIQLKKLYFNIDATLGTYLKLKSIGIKTTLVNKINEGKPNIIDNIKNKKYTYIINTSENNNPNQDTHKIRKNALKYKIHYDSTLNGAFATINAYKNVNKYPILCLQEM, encoded by the coding sequence ATGCCAAAAAGAGAAGATATAAAAAAAATATTAATAATTGGTGCTGGCCCAATAATCATTGGACAAGCATGTGAATTTGATTATTCAGGAGCTCAAGCTTGTAAAGCTTTAAAAGAAGAAGGTTATCAAGTAATATTAATAAATTCGAATCCGGCTACAATTATGACGGATCCAGAAATAGCTGATTTTACTTATATTGAACCTATTAATACAAAAATAATTTTAAAAATTATTAAAAAAGAAAAACCAAATGCTATATTACCTACTATGGGAGGGCAAACAGCTTTAAATTGTACATTACAATTATACAAGAAAGGTATTTTAGATAAATATAATATTGAAATAATAGGAACTACTATAAAGTGTATTAAAAAAGCTGAAAATAGATCTTTATTTGAAAAATCTATGAAAAAAATAAAATTAAAAACAGCAAAATGTGGTATAGCGCATAATATAGAAGAAGCTAATTCAATTATTAAATCTATTGGTTTTCCATGTATTGTTAGACCTTCTTTTACTATGGGAGGAAGTGGAGGGGGAATCGCATATAATAAAGAAGATTTTCAAAATATTTGTATATTAGGATTAGAATCTTCACCTATATCAGAATTATTAATTGATGAATCATTAATTGGATGGAAAGAATATGAATTAGAAGTTATTACAGACCAATCAGGAAATTTTATTGTTGTATGTACAATTGAAAACATAGATCCTATGGGAATACATACTGGAGATTCAATTACTGTAGCTCCCGCACAAACTCTAAGTGATAAAGAGTATCAAAAAATGCGTAATGCTGCAATAAATATTTTAAAAGAAATTGGTGTAACTAATGGAGGATCAAATGTACAATTTGCAATAAATCCTAAAAATGGAAAAATGATAGTTATAGAAATGAATCCTAGAGTATCACGTTCATCTGCATTAGCCTCTAAAGCTACAGGTTTTCCTATTGCAAAAATTTCTACAAAATTATCAATAGGGTATACACTAGATGAATTAACAAATAATATTACAGGAAAAAATACTCCTGCGGCATTTGAACCTTCAATTGATTATATAGTTACCAAAATTCCTAGATTTGATTTTAAAAAATTTCCAGGATGTAATGATAGATTGACTACACAAATGAAATCAGTAGGAGAAGTAATGTCAATCGGAAGAACTTTTCAAGAATCATTACAAAAAGCTATAAGAAGTTTAGAAATAGGATCTACAGGATTTGATATTTTAGAAAAAAAAAATAATAAAAACAACAAAATATTTCAAGAAAAAAAAATAAAATATGAGCTTAAAGAAGCTGGACCTAACAGATTATGGTATATTGGAGAAGCATTTCGATTACATTTTTCTATGAAAAAAATTCAAAAATATACTAATATTGATTATTGGTTTTTATTTCATATACAAGAATTAATTTCTATAGAAGAAAAAATTAAAAAAAAAAAAATATCTAATTTAGATTTTATACAATTTAAAAAATTAAAATCTAAAGGGTTTTCAGATTTAAGAATTGCTCAATTATTAAAAACTAAAGAAGAAAAAATAAGAAAAAAAAGATATCAATTAAATTTACACCCAGTATATAAAAGAATTGATACATGCTCTGCAGAATTTTCTACAAAAACAGCATATATGTATTCTACTTGGGAAGATGAATGTGAATCAATTCCTACAAAAAACAAAAAAAAAATAATTATTTTAGGTAGTGGGCCGAATAGAATTGGACAAGGTATTGAATTTGATTATTGTTGTGTTCATGCTTCTCAAATATCAAAAAAGGATAAATATGAAACAATAATGATCAATTGTAATCCAGAAACAGTTTCAACAGATTACGATATTTCCGATAGATTATATTTTGAACCTATTTCTTTAGAAGAAATATTAGAAATTGTACGAATAGAAAAACCATTAGGAATTGTAATTCAATTTGGAGGTCAAACACCACTAAAATTAGCTAAATATTTTAAAAAAGAAGGTATTAAAATTTTAGGAACTCAACCAAAATTTATTGATCAAGCTGAAAATAGAAAGAAATTTCAAAAAATTATTCATAAATTAAAAATTAAACAACCAAAAAATGATATAGCAACTAATATTAAAGAAGCTTTAATAAAATCAAACTATATAGGATACCCAATAATTGTTCGTCCATCCTATGTATTAGGCGGACGTGAAATGAAGATTATAAAAAATGATAAAGAATTAATTAAATATTTTTTAAATCTTAATATACAATCAAAAAAAAAAACAATACTTATAGATCAATATTTAGATAATGCAACAGAAATAGACGTAGATGCTGTATGTGATTTAAAAAATGTCTTTATTGGCGGAATCATGGAACATGTTGAGCCAGCTGGAATTCATTCTGGAGATTCTGCATGCACTTTACCGGTATACACAGTTAGTCAACAATTACTAAAAAAAATTAAAAAACAAACAAAAATTTTATCAATTAAATTAAATGTACAAGGTTTAATAAATATTCAATTTGCTATTAAAAATAAAAAATTATATATTTTAGAAGCAAATCCTAGAGCATCTCGAACTATACCATTCATTTCTAAAGCTATTCAAGTACCATTAGCTAAAGTAGCTATGAGAGTAATTTATGGAAAAAACTTATCTGAACAAAATTATATAAAAACTATTACACCAAAACATTTTTTCGTAAAAGAAGTCGTGCTACCATTTAATAAATTTCCTGAAATTAATCCTTTTTTAGGACCAGAAATGCAATCTACTGGTGAAGTTATGGGAATTGGAAAAAATTTTTCTTTAGCATTTTATAAAGCAATGTTAGGAATATCTATTAATATTAAAAAATATGGAACTGTGTTATTATCTGTGCAAAAAAATGATAAAAATTCTGTTATTAATCTTGCTATACAATTAAAAAAATTATATTTTAATATTGATGCAACTTTAGGTACATATTTAAAATTAAAATCTATAGGAATAAAAACAACATTAGTAAACAAAATTAATGAAGGAAAACCAAATATAATTGATAATATAAAAAATAAAAAATATACTTATATAATTAATACATCAGAAAATAATAATCCCAATCAAGATACTCATAAAATACGAAAAAATGCGTTAAAATATAAAATACATTATGATTCTACATTAAATGGAGCATTTGCTACAATTAATGCTTATAAAAATGTAAATAAATATCCAATACTGTGTTTACAAGAAATGTAA
- the carA gene encoding glutamine-hydrolyzing carbamoyl-phosphate synthase small subunit: MTKLANLILENGTIFSGINVGIEGEIVGEIVFNTAITGYQEILTDPSYLGQIIVFTYPHIGNVGTNTQDEESKKIHANGIIMRSISKIDSNFRSTKNILQYIKKNKIIAISDIDTRKLTHIIRNNGSQYGCIQSGKYINIRYAFKKIKKYKKKSKEKKIKYLTTKKIKIWNNKNYFSKKKTFHVVVYNFGVKKSILKILDKMGCKITLVSYNINIKKIISLNPSGILLSNGPGDPRSYIVAIKNVKKLLNFSIPIFGICLGHQILALSLGSKIIKMKFGHHGSNHPVQNILTKRVFITSQNHNFTIDPKTIKKNMSVTHISLFDKTIQGISLKNHLSFSFQGHPESNPGTHDIKKLFNKFIKNMKYKEKKCQKEKI; encoded by the coding sequence TTGACAAAATTAGCGAATTTAATTTTAGAAAATGGTACTATTTTCTCAGGTATTAATGTTGGAATTGAAGGAGAAATAGTTGGAGAAATTGTATTTAATACAGCTATAACCGGATATCAAGAAATATTAACTGATCCATCATATTTAGGACAAATTATCGTATTTACATATCCACATATAGGAAATGTTGGTACTAATACACAAGACGAGGAATCCAAAAAAATTCATGCTAATGGAATTATTATGAGATCTATATCAAAAATAGATAGTAATTTTCGCAGTACAAAGAATATACTTCAATATATTAAAAAAAATAAAATTATTGCTATATCTGATATTGATACTAGAAAATTAACACATATCATCCGAAATAATGGATCACAGTATGGATGTATTCAATCTGGAAAATATATTAATATTAGATATGCTTTTAAAAAAATCAAAAAATATAAAAAAAAAAGCAAAGAAAAAAAAATAAAATATCTAACAACAAAAAAAATAAAAATATGGAATAATAAAAATTATTTTTCAAAAAAAAAAACTTTTCATGTTGTTGTATATAACTTTGGTGTAAAAAAAAGTATATTAAAAATATTAGATAAAATGGGATGTAAAATTACTCTAGTATCATATAACATTAATATAAAAAAAATTATATCATTAAATCCTTCTGGAATTCTATTATCCAACGGACCAGGCGATCCCCGATCATACATTGTAGCTATTAAAAACGTTAAAAAATTATTAAATTTTTCTATTCCTATATTTGGAATTTGTTTAGGACATCAAATTTTAGCTTTATCATTAGGATCTAAAATAATAAAAATGAAATTTGGACATCACGGGTCTAATCATCCAGTACAAAATATATTAACAAAACGTGTATTTATTACTTCTCAAAATCATAATTTTACTATAGATCCTAAAACTATAAAAAAAAATATGTCAGTAACACATATATCTTTATTTGATAAAACTATTCAAGGAATTTCATTAAAAAATCACTTATCTTTTAGTTTCCAAGGACATCCAGAATCAAATCCTGGAACTCATGATATTAAAAAATTATTTAATAAATTTATTAAAAATATGAAATATAAGGAAAAAAAATGCCAAAAAGAGAAGATATAA
- the dapB gene encoding 4-hydroxy-tetrahydrodipicolinate reductase, with the protein MKNKTKIIISGALGRMGKILIKETKKNKLIKLVYALINNNIDIKNHNQFYKVKEKKKFITLNNLKKKKKILKFDTIIDFSSPKYSIKIIKYCLKNNKKIVLGTTGFNTEQIKIINNASKKIPIIYSPNFSIGINIIYKILKNISKILGKNSDIEIIESHHRNKIDAPSGTALQLGKIISKSMKWNFKKSAIFSRYGNIGIRKKKRIGFSTIREGNTIGEHTVLFSNKYEKISIFHKAIHRSVFAKGALKAAIWISRKKNGLYNMSDMLKKIKI; encoded by the coding sequence ATGAAAAATAAAACTAAAATTATAATATCAGGTGCTTTAGGCAGAATGGGAAAAATACTAATAAAAGAAACAAAAAAAAATAAATTAATTAAATTAGTATATGCATTAATTAATAATAATATAGATATTAAAAATCATAATCAATTTTATAAAGTTAAAGAAAAAAAAAAATTTATAACACTAAATAATCTTAAAAAAAAAAAAAAAATATTAAAATTTGATACTATAATTGATTTTAGTTCACCTAAATATTCTATAAAAATAATAAAATATTGTTTAAAAAACAATAAAAAAATAGTATTAGGAACTACAGGTTTTAATACCGAACAAATTAAAATAATAAATAATGCTTCTAAAAAAATACCAATTATATATTCACCTAATTTCAGCATAGGAATTAATATTATCTATAAAATACTAAAAAATATTTCAAAAATTTTAGGAAAAAATTCGGATATTGAAATTATTGAATCTCATCATAGAAATAAAATAGATGCTCCTTCAGGAACAGCTTTACAATTAGGAAAAATAATTTCTAAATCCATGAAATGGAATTTTAAAAAATCAGCTATTTTTTCAAGGTATGGAAATATTGGAATAAGAAAAAAAAAAAGAATTGGATTTTCAACTATTCGAGAAGGTAATACTATAGGCGAACACACAGTTCTTTTCTCTAATAAATATGAAAAAATTTCAATATTTCATAAAGCTATACATCGTTCTGTATTTGCTAAAGGAGCTTTAAAAGCAGCAATTTGGATATCAAGAAAAAAAAATGGTTTATATAATATGTCAGATATGCTAAAAAAAATTAAAATATAA